A region from the Pseudomonas promysalinigenes genome encodes:
- a CDS encoding amidohydrolase, whose amino-acid sequence MTADLILFNGKLHTVDRENPTATAVAIKEGRFIAVGSDAEAMAHKGSGTQIIDLKQRRVIPGLNDSHLHLIRGGLNYNLELRWEGVPSVADALRMLKDQAARTPTPQWVRVVGGWNEFQFAEKRMPTLEEINQAAPDTPVFLLHLYDRALLNRAALKAVGYDKSTPNPPGGEIQRDKFGNPTGMLIARPNAMILYATLAKGPKLPLEYQVNSTRQFMRELNRLGLTSAIDAGGGYQNFPDDYSVIQELADKDQLTVRIAYNLFTQKPKEELDDFRKWTSSVKLHSGTDFLRHNGAGEMLVFSAADFEDFLEPRPDLPQTMEEELEPVVRHLVEQRWPFRLHATYNESITRMLDVFEKVNRDIPFNGLPWFFDHAETITPQNIERVRALGGGIAIQDRMAFQGEYFVDRYGAKAAEQTPPIQRMLDMGVPVGAGTDATRVSSYNPWTSLYWLVSGKTVGGMELYPQGLSRDTALQLFTQGSAWFSSEQGKKGQIKVGQLADLAALSLDFFSVEEEAIKGIESVLTIVDGKVVYAAAEFDKLGPAQVPVLPEWSPVTKVPGHWRVGTPSLAAVAHQCVGPCGVHAHSHEKARHSSVPINDFQGFWGALGCSCFAF is encoded by the coding sequence ATGACCGCCGACCTGATTCTGTTCAACGGCAAACTGCACACCGTTGACCGCGAAAACCCCACTGCTACCGCCGTCGCCATCAAGGAAGGCCGCTTCATCGCCGTGGGTAGCGACGCTGAGGCCATGGCCCACAAGGGTAGTGGCACACAGATCATCGACCTCAAGCAGCGTAGGGTGATACCGGGGCTTAACGACTCGCACCTGCACCTGATACGTGGCGGACTGAACTACAACCTGGAGCTGCGCTGGGAAGGCGTGCCGTCGGTGGCCGATGCCCTGCGCATGCTCAAGGACCAGGCAGCGCGCACGCCGACTCCGCAGTGGGTGCGGGTGGTCGGTGGCTGGAACGAATTCCAGTTCGCCGAAAAACGCATGCCGACCCTCGAAGAGATCAACCAGGCAGCGCCCGACACCCCGGTGTTCCTGCTGCACCTCTATGACCGTGCACTGCTCAACCGCGCCGCGCTCAAGGCGGTTGGCTACGACAAAAGCACCCCCAACCCGCCGGGTGGTGAAATCCAGCGTGACAAGTTCGGCAACCCCACTGGCATGCTGATCGCGCGCCCCAACGCGATGATCCTCTACGCCACCCTGGCCAAAGGGCCGAAGCTGCCCCTGGAGTACCAGGTCAACTCCACCCGCCAGTTCATGCGCGAACTGAACCGCCTGGGCCTTACCAGCGCCATCGACGCCGGCGGCGGCTACCAGAACTTCCCCGACGACTACTCGGTGATTCAGGAGCTGGCCGACAAAGACCAGCTGACCGTGCGCATTGCCTATAACCTGTTCACTCAAAAGCCCAAGGAAGAATTGGACGACTTCAGGAAGTGGACTTCTAGCGTCAAGTTGCACAGCGGCACCGATTTCCTGCGTCACAATGGCGCTGGCGAGATGCTGGTGTTCTCCGCCGCCGACTTCGAGGACTTCCTCGAACCACGCCCGGACCTGCCGCAAACCATGGAAGAAGAACTGGAGCCGGTGGTGCGCCACCTGGTTGAGCAGCGTTGGCCGTTCCGCCTGCACGCGACCTATAACGAATCGATCACGCGCATGCTCGACGTGTTCGAGAAGGTCAACCGCGACATCCCGTTCAATGGCCTGCCGTGGTTCTTCGACCATGCCGAAACCATCACCCCGCAGAACATCGAGCGCGTGCGGGCACTGGGCGGCGGTATTGCCATTCAGGACCGCATGGCCTTCCAGGGCGAGTACTTCGTCGACCGCTACGGTGCCAAGGCCGCCGAGCAGACCCCACCCATCCAGCGCATGCTCGACATGGGCGTGCCGGTCGGTGCAGGTACTGATGCGACCCGTGTGTCCAGCTACAACCCTTGGACTTCGTTGTACTGGCTGGTCAGCGGCAAGACAGTCGGCGGCATGGAGCTTTACCCGCAAGGCCTGAGCCGCGACACCGCTTTGCAGCTGTTTACCCAGGGCAGTGCCTGGTTCTCCAGCGAGCAGGGCAAGAAAGGCCAGATCAAGGTTGGCCAGCTTGCGGACCTCGCGGCATTGTCGCTGGACTTCTTCAGTGTCGAAGAAGAGGCGATCAAGGGTATCGAGTCGGTGCTGACCATCGTCGACGGCAAGGTGGTGTACGCCGCTGCCGAGTTCGACAAGCTCGGCCCGGCCCAGGTGCCAGTGCTGCCGGAATGGTCCCCGGTGACCAAGGTGCCAGGGCATTGGCGGGTAGGCACACCTTCGCTGGCAGCGGTGGCGCACCAGTGTGTCGGGCCTTGTGGGGTACATGCCCACAGCCATGAAAAGGCGCGGCATTCGAGCGTACCGATCAACGACTTCCAAGGCTTCTGGGGCGCGTTGGGTTGCTCCTGTTTCGCCTTCTGA
- a CDS encoding alpha/beta fold hydrolase, giving the protein MTTLVTRDGTSLYYKDWGTGKPVLFSHGWPLDADMWDSQMEFLASRGYRTIAFDRRGFGRSSQPWTGYDYDTFADDIAELIEHLDLRDVTLVGFSMGGGDVSRYIARHGSERVAGLVLLGAVTPVFGKRDDNPEGVDPSVFAGIREGLLADRAQFIADFATPFYGINHGQQVSQGVQTQTLNIALMASIKGTLDCVTAFSETDFRPDMAKIDVPTLVIHGDDDQIVPFETTGKQAAQMIPGAQLKVYAGAPHGFAVTHAQQLNQDLLAFLSR; this is encoded by the coding sequence ATGACCACTCTCGTTACCCGCGATGGCACTTCCCTCTATTACAAGGACTGGGGCACTGGCAAGCCGGTGCTGTTCAGCCACGGTTGGCCACTGGACGCTGACATGTGGGATTCGCAGATGGAGTTCCTGGCCAGCCGGGGCTACCGCACCATCGCGTTCGACCGCCGTGGCTTTGGCCGTTCCAGCCAGCCTTGGACCGGTTATGACTACGACACTTTCGCCGACGACATCGCCGAGCTGATCGAACACCTCGACCTGCGCGATGTAACCCTGGTGGGCTTTTCCATGGGCGGTGGGGATGTAAGCCGCTACATCGCCCGCCACGGTAGCGAGCGGGTGGCCGGGTTGGTGCTGCTCGGTGCGGTGACTCCTGTGTTCGGTAAGCGCGATGACAATCCCGAGGGCGTCGACCCCTCGGTATTTGCAGGCATTCGCGAGGGTTTGCTGGCCGACCGTGCCCAGTTCATCGCTGATTTCGCTACGCCGTTCTATGGCATCAACCATGGCCAGCAGGTTTCCCAAGGGGTACAGACCCAGACCTTGAACATTGCCCTGATGGCCTCGATCAAGGGCACGCTGGATTGCGTGACAGCCTTCTCGGAAACCGACTTCCGTCCAGATATGGCCAAGATCGATGTGCCAACCCTGGTGATCCACGGCGATGACGACCAGATCGTGCCGTTCGAAACCACCGGCAAGCAGGCCGCACAGATGATCCCAGGAGCGCAGCTGAAAGTGTATGCCGGGGCGCCGCACGGGTTCGCGGTTACCCATGCCCAGCAACTGAATCAAGACTTGCTGGCATTCCTCAGCCGCTGA
- a CDS encoding antibiotic biosynthesis monooxygenase, whose protein sequence is MNTAFQDNRNVVTLVIQHKARAESLSEYEAWLKRTVSAARRQPGHLDVNVIRPDAGGLHFTTVVRFADASQLQAWVNSQERQALVDEVLPLLDGGDHTQVHEDPEFWFTPPSVNSAQPPRWKQALLTYLVICPMTLVVPQLLAPLFARFPLLGGPVLGNLIGNLFVILPVVFYIMPWATRRCANWLRG, encoded by the coding sequence ATGAACACCGCATTCCAAGACAATCGCAACGTGGTGACCCTGGTCATCCAGCACAAGGCGCGCGCCGAATCACTGAGTGAATACGAGGCGTGGCTCAAGCGCACCGTCAGCGCCGCTCGCCGCCAGCCCGGGCATCTGGACGTCAATGTCATCCGACCCGATGCAGGCGGCCTACACTTCACCACCGTAGTGCGCTTTGCCGATGCAAGCCAGCTGCAGGCTTGGGTCAACTCGCAAGAGCGTCAGGCGCTGGTCGATGAGGTACTGCCGTTGCTCGATGGGGGCGATCACACCCAGGTTCATGAAGACCCGGAGTTCTGGTTCACCCCGCCGAGCGTCAATTCGGCCCAACCGCCGCGCTGGAAGCAGGCGCTGCTGACCTACCTGGTGATCTGCCCGATGACCCTGGTGGTGCCGCAGTTGCTGGCGCCGTTGTTCGCCCGCTTCCCGCTGTTGGGCGGCCCGGTTCTCGGCAATTTGATCGGTAACTTGTTCGTCATCCTGCCCGTGGTGTTCTACATCATGCCGTGGGCCACCCGTCGCTGTGCCAACTGGCTGCGCGGCTAA
- the ycaC gene encoding isochorismate family cysteine hydrolase YcaC, giving the protein MTNFKYNRLNKDDAAVLLVDHQAGLLSLVRDIEPDAFKNNVLALADLAKFFNLPTILTTSFEQGPNGPLVPELKALFPDAPYIARPGQINAWDNEDFVKAVKATGKKQLIIAGVVTEVCVAFPALSALEEEFDVFVVTDASGTFNAMTRDAAHDRMSQAGAQLMTWFGVACELHRDWRNDVEGLAALCSNHIPDYRNLMTSYNAFNAGK; this is encoded by the coding sequence ATGACCAACTTCAAATACAACCGCCTGAACAAAGACGACGCTGCCGTACTGCTGGTCGACCACCAGGCTGGTCTGCTGTCGCTGGTCCGCGACATCGAGCCAGATGCGTTCAAGAACAACGTGCTGGCCCTGGCAGACCTCGCCAAGTTCTTCAACCTGCCGACCATTCTCACCACCAGCTTCGAGCAAGGCCCCAATGGCCCGCTGGTACCGGAACTGAAAGCACTGTTCCCGGATGCCCCGTACATCGCCCGCCCTGGCCAGATCAACGCCTGGGACAACGAAGATTTCGTCAAGGCAGTGAAGGCCACCGGCAAGAAGCAGCTGATCATCGCTGGCGTGGTGACTGAAGTGTGCGTGGCTTTCCCGGCGCTGTCGGCCTTGGAGGAAGAGTTCGATGTGTTCGTGGTCACCGATGCCTCGGGCACCTTCAACGCCATGACCCGTGATGCTGCCCACGACCGCATGAGCCAGGCCGGTGCGCAACTGATGACCTGGTTCGGCGTGGCCTGCGAGCTGCACCGCGACTGGCGCAACGATGTCGAGGGGCTGGCAGCGCTGTGCTCCAACCACATCCCGGACTACCGCAACCTGATGACCAGCTACAACGCCTTCAACGCCGGCAAGTAA
- a CDS encoding PAAR domain-containing protein — protein MSQRMNIFGRGQGLDGDQTTTGAVCIAGKARGRVHGSDWLLTGDQTTACPRCGEAGTIIEGEPRWRQDNIPTALDGALVKCGCPLGDNRVIAPLHQRPAPRQTPAPTAAFEAPAQARANTSVRETYSPQTLQPSPVSQGMEPGFYIIPRCMTYQELLLELGAPQANLPRSLLERLNPTYQQGFKAGEIFVIGDGLSRPVCTQEELHAMSAAKQAREALASLTPEEAEFMVRHQAEIAGWLSEISLSVGVSEAMMAKSLGDITLILRKIEELHQQQFAKHGHLRSRGFFAERMKLLKQLDTALKATVLNKRLDLGNYERLRRDLGISSKSLVHHWSKAGTPGQIPGYSKHLDKLASISKYLKAGGRIGIGIGGVGSVVKISDVCRAGDARACEKVKVTEAGNFSGGLAGGWAGGKAGAKAAAKVCWRIGHPKAVFICGIAITGAGAYLGSTKGMKYGEEFSDLIFETLHDD, from the coding sequence ATGAGCCAACGCATGAACATTTTCGGCCGGGGTCAAGGCCTGGACGGCGACCAAACCACCACCGGCGCCGTCTGTATTGCCGGTAAGGCCAGGGGCCGCGTCCACGGCAGTGACTGGCTGCTCACAGGCGACCAGACCACCGCCTGCCCGCGCTGCGGTGAAGCGGGTACCATCATCGAAGGCGAGCCACGCTGGAGGCAGGACAACATCCCCACAGCTTTGGATGGCGCCCTGGTGAAGTGCGGGTGTCCGCTGGGCGACAATCGTGTCATTGCCCCGCTGCACCAACGCCCCGCTCCCCGCCAAACGCCTGCGCCGACAGCCGCCTTTGAGGCGCCTGCACAAGCCCGCGCCAATACGTCCGTGAGGGAGACCTACTCGCCCCAGACACTCCAGCCATCGCCGGTATCGCAAGGCATGGAGCCTGGCTTCTATATCATCCCGCGTTGCATGACGTACCAGGAGCTCCTGCTTGAGCTCGGCGCGCCACAGGCCAACCTGCCGCGCTCGCTTCTGGAGCGCCTGAATCCGACCTATCAGCAGGGGTTCAAGGCGGGAGAGATCTTCGTGATCGGCGACGGCCTGAGTCGACCGGTCTGTACCCAGGAAGAGTTGCATGCGATGAGCGCGGCGAAACAGGCGCGGGAGGCGTTGGCGAGCCTGACGCCGGAAGAGGCGGAATTCATGGTGCGGCATCAGGCGGAAATTGCAGGGTGGCTCAGCGAAATTAGCCTCTCAGTCGGAGTGAGTGAAGCGATGATGGCAAAGTCGCTGGGCGACATAACCCTTATCTTGCGAAAGATTGAAGAGTTGCATCAGCAGCAATTTGCCAAGCACGGACACCTGCGGAGTCGTGGGTTTTTCGCCGAACGCATGAAGCTGCTCAAACAATTAGATACGGCCCTCAAAGCAACCGTGCTGAACAAGCGCCTTGACCTTGGCAATTATGAAAGGTTGCGTCGGGATTTGGGCATCTCATCAAAAAGCCTGGTTCATCACTGGAGCAAAGCAGGGACACCTGGCCAGATCCCCGGATACTCAAAACACCTGGATAAACTGGCAAGCATTTCCAAGTATTTGAAGGCAGGGGGGCGTATAGGCATTGGCATTGGTGGTGTTGGCTCGGTAGTGAAAATTTCCGACGTGTGCCGAGCGGGCGATGCCAGGGCCTGCGAAAAAGTCAAAGTTACTGAGGCAGGGAATTTCTCCGGTGGCTTGGCCGGGGGCTGGGCTGGAGGCAAGGCGGGAGCTAAAGCTGCTGCAAAAGTTTGCTGGAGAATCGGACATCCTAAAGCCGTGTTCATATGCGGAATAGCCATAACCGGGGCGGGAGCTTACCTCGGAAGCACTAAAGGGATGAAGTACGGCGAGGAATTTTCGGACCTGATCTTCGAGACGCTTCACGATGACTGA
- a CDS encoding mechanosensitive ion channel family protein translates to MLAFIQSSPLLLGTALILLDLVLWQLIPIQRRAWRIGTRLVIFLLFSAVLVAAGMSPLQPPPWPDDVSRNLIATVLAIGWWLFGARTVTVVFGLLLGARSSHGGRLLQDVLGALIFLAAVVAAAGYVLQLPVKGLLATSGVMAIVIGLALQSTLADVFSGIVLNTTRPYQIGDSISIDGTEGKVLDIDWRATRLLTGSGSLAVVPNSVAAKARLLNHSRPADVNGVSISVVVPAKVRPKRVFDALEKALQGTSAILASPKPKVTVKTSTLDSVEYEASGFIADMAGKNDARNQLFDLAHRHLEASGVMWNVDLATPPRSRQREVLDEVRVFRSLSSEERDALSQRMTAVEYLADQVILEVGEQSDHLLVIGSGVVSASVRDGDKLLEAGRMGPGEVLGIEGIIDEDDSMAEFRTLTSCVLYRIDKQQVKSCLQQRGDVQTALSKLQRFRQQSRESLLLQKPALVKKGGFLSWLHK, encoded by the coding sequence ATGCTGGCGTTCATCCAGTCGTCCCCGTTGTTGCTCGGCACCGCCCTGATCCTGCTAGACCTTGTGCTCTGGCAGCTGATCCCTATCCAGCGCCGGGCCTGGCGCATCGGCACGCGGCTGGTGATCTTCCTGCTGTTCAGCGCGGTGCTGGTGGCTGCCGGGATGAGCCCGCTGCAACCGCCGCCGTGGCCCGACGATGTCTCGCGCAACCTGATCGCCACGGTATTGGCCATTGGCTGGTGGCTGTTCGGCGCGCGCACGGTGACGGTGGTGTTCGGCTTACTGCTGGGCGCGCGCAGCAGCCATGGTGGCCGCTTGCTGCAGGATGTACTGGGGGCGTTGATCTTTCTGGCGGCCGTGGTGGCCGCCGCCGGCTATGTGCTGCAACTGCCGGTCAAAGGCCTGCTGGCCACTTCGGGGGTGATGGCCATTGTCATCGGCCTGGCGCTGCAGAGCACACTGGCCGACGTTTTCAGTGGCATCGTGCTGAACACCACGCGGCCCTATCAGATTGGCGATTCGATCTCCATCGACGGCACCGAGGGCAAGGTGTTGGATATCGACTGGCGCGCCACGCGCCTGCTGACCGGCAGTGGCAGCCTGGCGGTGGTGCCAAACTCGGTGGCGGCCAAGGCAAGGTTGCTCAACCACAGTCGCCCGGCCGATGTGAATGGGGTGTCGATCAGCGTGGTAGTACCAGCCAAGGTACGGCCCAAACGGGTTTTCGATGCGTTGGAGAAGGCTTTGCAAGGCACCAGTGCGATTCTTGCCTCACCCAAACCCAAGGTCACGGTGAAAACCTCGACCTTGGACTCGGTGGAGTATGAAGCCAGCGGTTTCATTGCGGACATGGCTGGCAAGAACGACGCGCGCAACCAGCTGTTCGACCTGGCGCATCGTCACCTGGAAGCCAGCGGGGTGATGTGGAACGTCGACTTGGCTACACCGCCACGCAGCCGCCAGCGCGAGGTGCTGGACGAGGTGCGGGTTTTCCGTTCGCTCAGCAGTGAAGAGCGCGATGCGTTGAGCCAGCGCATGACGGCCGTGGAATACCTGGCAGACCAGGTGATTCTGGAGGTCGGTGAGCAGTCAGATCATCTGCTGGTGATTGGCAGCGGTGTTGTGTCAGCGTCTGTGCGCGATGGCGACAAGCTGCTGGAAGCAGGGCGAATGGGGCCAGGTGAGGTGCTGGGGATCGAGGGGATCATCGACGAGGACGACTCGATGGCCGAGTTCCGCACGCTGACCAGTTGCGTGTTGTACCGGATCGACAAGCAGCAGGTGAAAAGCTGTTTGCAGCAGCGCGGCGATGTTCAGACGGCGTTGAGCAAGTTGCAGCGGTTCCGCCAGCAGAGCCGAGAGTCGTTACTGCTGCAGAAGCCGGCTTTGGTCAAGAAAGGCGGCTTCCTCAGTTGGCTGCATAAATAG
- the amaA gene encoding L-pipecolate oxidase encodes MSELRQQCLWEHVSQPSVASQALAGEHKADVCVIGGGITGLSAAVHLLEQGKSVIVLEAWKIGHGGSGRNVGLVNAGTWIRPDDVEATLGHKQGSRLNKVLGEAPAQVFDMIERLGIDCQAQHKGTLHMAHNATGIADLEARHEQWRRRGADVQLLTGSQCQEYCGTDKISAALLDRRAGTINPMGYTQGLAAAVARLGGRLFQQSSVEGLEREGDAWRVKTARGSVRADKVVISTGAYTEGDWSNLQKQFFRGYYYQVASKPLQGAAADKVLPHGQGSWDTRTVLSSIRRDDQGRLLLGSLGRVDNKPAWFVRSWADRIQSHYYPQLGKVEWEMHWTGCIDFTPDHLMRLFEPAPGLVAVTGYNGRGNTTGTVIGRALAEFLLKGEADSLPIPFSPMVGVSAPSLRTAFYESGFSLYHAGQCLRVVL; translated from the coding sequence ATGTCCGAACTGCGTCAACAATGCTTGTGGGAACACGTCAGCCAACCGAGCGTCGCCAGCCAGGCGCTGGCCGGTGAACACAAGGCCGATGTCTGCGTGATCGGCGGTGGCATCACCGGCCTGTCAGCGGCTGTGCACTTGCTCGAACAGGGCAAGTCGGTGATTGTGCTGGAGGCCTGGAAGATCGGCCACGGCGGCTCCGGGCGCAACGTGGGGCTGGTCAACGCCGGCACTTGGATCCGCCCTGATGATGTCGAAGCCACCTTGGGTCACAAGCAGGGTAGCCGCCTGAACAAGGTGCTCGGCGAAGCCCCCGCGCAAGTGTTCGACATGATCGAACGCCTCGGCATCGACTGCCAGGCCCAGCATAAAGGCACGCTGCACATGGCGCACAACGCCACCGGTATCGCCGACCTCGAGGCCCGCCATGAGCAATGGCGCCGCCGCGGTGCCGACGTGCAGTTGCTGACCGGCAGCCAGTGCCAGGAATACTGCGGCACCGACAAAATCTCTGCAGCGCTGCTGGACCGCCGCGCCGGCACCATCAACCCTATGGGCTACACCCAGGGCCTGGCCGCCGCCGTGGCGCGCCTGGGCGGCAGGTTGTTCCAGCAATCCTCGGTCGAAGGCCTTGAGCGCGAAGGCGATGCCTGGCGGGTGAAGACCGCGCGGGGTTCGGTTCGCGCCGACAAGGTGGTGATCTCCACGGGCGCCTACACCGAAGGCGACTGGAGCAACCTGCAAAAGCAGTTCTTCCGTGGTTACTACTACCAGGTGGCGTCCAAGCCGCTGCAGGGCGCCGCCGCCGACAAGGTGTTGCCGCACGGCCAGGGTTCGTGGGACACCCGTACCGTGCTCAGCAGCATCCGCCGTGACGATCAGGGCCGCCTGTTGCTGGGCAGCCTTGGCCGGGTCGACAACAAGCCGGCCTGGTTCGTGCGCAGCTGGGCCGACCGTATCCAAAGCCACTACTACCCGCAATTGGGCAAGGTCGAGTGGGAAATGCACTGGACCGGCTGCATCGACTTCACCCCAGACCATTTGATGCGGCTGTTCGAGCCGGCGCCGGGGTTGGTGGCTGTGACCGGGTATAACGGCCGTGGCAACACCACCGGGACAGTGATTGGCCGGGCGTTGGCCGAGTTTCTGCTCAAGGGTGAGGCCGACAGTCTGCCGATTCCGTTCTCGCCGATGGTCGGCGTCAGTGCGCCTTCGTTGCGCACTGCGTTCTACGAGTCCGGCTTCTCGCTGTATCACGCTGGGCAATGCTTGAGGGTTGTGCTGTAA
- the amaB gene encoding L-piperidine-6-carboxylate dehydrogenase, with the protein MVAGLLERLGVAAEAYTQGDYPVHTPIDGSQIASVKLLGKAETTARIDQAQQAFEAWRSVPAPRRGELVRLFGEVLREHKADLGELVSIEAGKITQEGLGEVQEMIDICDFAVGLSRQLYGLTIASERPGHHMRETWHPLGVVGVISAFNFPVAVWAWNTALALVAGNSVVWKPSEKTPLTALACQALFEKALKAFGDAPAGLAQLVIGGREAGEAMVDDPRVPLVSATGSTRMGREVGPRVAARFGRSILELGGNNAMILAPSADLDLAVRGILFSAVGTAGQRCTTLRRLIVHRSIKDEVVARVKAAYGKVRIGDPRKDNLVGPLIDKQSFDAMQGALAKARDEGGQVFGGERQLAEQYPNAYYVSPAIAEMPAQSDVVRHETFAPILYVLAYDDFEEALRLNNEVPQGLSSCIFTTDIREAERFQSASGSDCGIANVNIGTSGAEIGGAFGGEKETGGGRESGSDAWKGYMRRQTNTVNYSRELPLAQGIVFD; encoded by the coding sequence ATGGTTGCTGGATTGCTCGAGCGCCTGGGCGTTGCCGCCGAGGCTTACACCCAGGGCGATTACCCTGTTCACACGCCGATCGACGGCAGCCAGATCGCCTCGGTGAAACTGCTCGGCAAGGCCGAGACTACCGCCCGCATCGATCAGGCCCAGCAAGCCTTCGAAGCCTGGCGCAGCGTGCCGGCCCCGCGCCGTGGCGAACTGGTGCGCCTGTTCGGTGAAGTGCTGCGTGAGCATAAGGCCGACCTTGGCGAGTTGGTGTCGATCGAGGCCGGCAAGATCACCCAGGAAGGCCTGGGTGAGGTGCAGGAAATGATCGACATTTGTGATTTCGCCGTTGGCCTGTCGCGTCAGCTGTATGGTCTGACCATCGCCTCCGAGCGCCCTGGCCACCACATGCGTGAAACCTGGCACCCGCTGGGTGTTGTCGGTGTGATCAGCGCGTTCAACTTCCCAGTGGCCGTGTGGGCTTGGAACACCGCGTTGGCGTTGGTGGCTGGCAACTCGGTGGTATGGAAACCGTCCGAGAAGACGCCGCTGACCGCCTTGGCTTGCCAGGCACTGTTCGAAAAAGCCCTGAAGGCCTTCGGTGACGCCCCGGCAGGCTTGGCGCAACTGGTCATTGGCGGTCGCGAAGCTGGCGAAGCGATGGTCGACGACCCACGCGTACCGCTGGTCAGCGCCACCGGTAGCACCCGCATGGGCCGTGAAGTCGGGCCGCGCGTGGCGGCACGTTTTGGCCGCAGTATCCTCGAGCTGGGCGGCAACAACGCCATGATCCTCGCCCCAAGCGCCGACCTGGACCTGGCCGTGCGCGGCATCCTGTTCTCCGCCGTAGGCACCGCTGGCCAGCGCTGCACCACCCTGCGCCGTCTGATCGTGCATCGCTCGATCAAGGACGAAGTGGTAGCCCGTGTCAAAGCAGCCTATGGCAAGGTGCGTATCGGTGACCCACGCAAGGACAACCTGGTCGGCCCGCTGATCGACAAGCAGTCCTTCGACGCCATGCAAGGTGCATTGGCCAAGGCCCGCGACGAAGGCGGTCAGGTATTCGGTGGCGAGCGTCAGTTGGCCGAGCAATACCCCAATGCCTACTACGTGTCGCCTGCCATTGCCGAGATGCCGGCCCAGAGCGACGTAGTGCGCCATGAAACCTTTGCGCCGATCCTCTACGTGCTGGCATATGACGACTTCGAAGAGGCTCTGCGCCTGAATAACGAAGTGCCACAGGGCCTGTCCTCGTGCATTTTCACCACCGACATTCGCGAGGCCGAGCGCTTCCAGAGCGCTTCGGGCAGCGACTGTGGCATCGCCAACGTCAACATTGGTACCAGCGGCGCAGAGATTGGCGGGGCGTTCGGTGGCGAGAAGGAAACGGGCGGCGGTCGTGAGTCGGGTTCCGATGCCTGGAAAGGCTACATGCGTCGCCAGACCAACACTGTGAACTACTCGCGTGAGCTGCCGCTGGCGCAGGGTATCGTGTTCGACTGA
- a CDS encoding LysR family transcriptional regulator has product MSKRLVPSMTALQCFEAAARHLSFTRAAEELHLTQSAVSKQVAQLEEMLRHHLFLRIRRRLQLTPAGSLYLAEVNKILTQVDMSSRYVLTYGEQTEILKVATQPSFGVRWLIPHLKGFGKRHGNIHLDIRNEMEPFALLQGSADVVFFYGQGTWPGATCVELFGEEVVPVCAPELLAGRTLEDAGELADRVLLQSTSRPQAWHEWFLELGLHSVSAYHGPRFDTFYMALSAAQAGCGVALVPRYLVAKELAEGSLVVAWNHAMPSAGKHYLGYAEHAAEVPKVRALVEWVGEQLKN; this is encoded by the coding sequence ATGTCCAAACGCCTGGTGCCCTCCATGACCGCCCTGCAGTGCTTCGAAGCTGCGGCCCGTCACCTGAGTTTCACCCGCGCAGCCGAGGAGCTGCACCTGACCCAGAGCGCGGTCAGCAAGCAGGTCGCACAGCTTGAAGAGATGCTGCGCCACCACCTGTTCCTGCGCATCCGCAGGCGCCTGCAACTCACCCCTGCCGGCAGCCTGTATTTGGCAGAGGTGAACAAGATTCTCACCCAGGTCGATATGTCCAGCCGCTACGTGCTCACCTACGGCGAGCAAACCGAGATACTCAAGGTAGCCACTCAACCGAGTTTCGGCGTGCGCTGGCTAATCCCGCACCTCAAGGGTTTCGGCAAACGCCACGGCAATATCCACCTCGACATTCGCAACGAAATGGAGCCGTTCGCCCTGCTGCAGGGTTCGGCGGATGTGGTGTTCTTCTATGGCCAGGGCACCTGGCCGGGCGCAACCTGCGTCGAGTTGTTCGGTGAGGAGGTAGTGCCCGTGTGCGCGCCGGAGCTGCTGGCGGGGCGTACGCTGGAGGATGCCGGTGAACTGGCGGATAGGGTGCTTCTGCAAAGCACTTCGCGCCCACAGGCCTGGCATGAATGGTTTCTGGAGTTGGGCTTGCACAGTGTCAGCGCCTACCACGGCCCGCGCTTCGATACCTTCTACATGGCGCTCAGTGCAGCGCAGGCTGGGTGTGGCGTAGCGCTGGTGCCTCGCTACCTGGTGGCCAAAGAGTTGGCCGAAGGCAGCCTGGTGGTTGCCTGGAACCATGCGATGCCAAGTGCCGGCAAGCATTACCTGGGCTATGCCGAGCATGCGGCCGAAGTGCCCAAAGTCAGGGCGCTGGTGGAATGGGTGGGCGAGCAGCTGAAGAACTGA